CAGCACACATGCTAATGTTTGGGCTACTGCAGCTATGCACACTAGTATGTCAGGAGTGGGAGcaagatacatttttttgtagtttttttctctttttaacaaaaactcaggattttaaaaaataaataaataataaaagagcaTTACCAAAAAAGACACCCTATGGCTCAAAAGACAAGGACATTGTTGAAAAGATGCGTCTGAGGAATTTGGGGGTGTGGAGATATTTTAGCTCTTTAAAGTCCAACAAGAAGCTGGGTAGTATGCACTGCAAATTATGCTGAAAGCATGTTCCCACAAAGACAGGTAATACCACTAATCTTTTGTACCATTTAAAGCAGTGGCATCCTTTAGAGCACACACAATGCAAGACTTTACTGCACTAATGGGGATttcttgtgccttttttttttttgccttggagcATAAGCCGACCACAGTTGAGCAAATATAGCCATTTTTTATGTTCTGTACTGAAGATATATTCAGaatgtttttttaatctgtttgtttCCCAACCACTTGAAGCAGTTTGAATCTATAAAAAGTAAAGAatacattataaattattttttttttttaattttattttgtgttaatatatactttatttgGAACTGGCCAAATTTACTTTGTGTTCTCATGTAAAACTTAAAAGCATTAAGATTTTAGTTTAAAATGTAAGGTCTATTTGTTTGGAGTTGACCAACAAAGTTAGTGTGTTCTCCTGTAAAACGTGAAAGCTTTTGACTGGTGagaatttaaacattattttgtattatccattttatttatttggaattgaccAAAAAATTTAGTTGTGCATTTTGTGTGTGCTTTCCTGCGACATGTCAGAATTAAGATTTCAGTTTACTACTtatacctattttatttatttgaaatacagttgtaCTGTAGAACATTACACATTTGTCATGATCAACTTCttacagaaaataaaaccaaaaattaaCCTTATGATATACCGGTAGTATTTTCGCATATCATGTAGGAGTAAAAAGGAATCTAACCTTGacaaatactgatttgattatattgtgatatactgtatagcgaTATGAAAACAACTGTGAATAGATTAAGCCATACCCTCAAATTATCTGGAGAACAGTTTATACAGGATAGTATTCAGCTTAAATCTCATTCACCACAACTACTGTAGCTCTAGCCAAGATACATTCTTACCTCCTACTTCTTTTTTGGGATGATGTAttttcttcatcctcttcctcagtctcatcATCACCTTCTTCTTGCCTACGccgtttcttctctttctctaaaACCTTGtgtatttaaaatacaaacaaacaatgaaacaCTACAGATTATGCAATCCAAAAAAGTACATTCAAAATTTGGTTTagataataaaagtaatataatactcagaaatttttaaaaacgttcataaataaattactaccattttgaataaaaaatattcCAAAGCTTTTCCAGCTCTtggttttctatttattgtatttgAAGTCTTATTAAATATCCTCTTAAATGAAAACTTCACATTATGCTTTCTTTTCCACATTATGGAGCATTTGCCAAACACCTTACCTTCTTGAAATAAGCGAACTGCACCAGCTCCACAGCCACTTGAGCATCTTGTAAATCAATAGTTTTACTCATTCGTACTTTAGCATGTGCAGTTGACAGTCGGATAAGTGTTTCCAATGTACGAGCAGTTACAGGTGAGGTCTAAAACACAAAGCATTAGTTATAGTTACTTTTTGTGTATTGATACAGTAAAATGATCTGACATGAAACTTTACATTtcagtcgtttttttttttctctctttcttaaaTGAGTATTTAACTCAACTTTCATATAGCAATcagaaaaactcattttaaaatcagatGTAGTATGTATCTAAAACacagtaacaaaataaatacCCGAGCAATTTCAGAGCCCATCTGGTCCTGACTGCGAAGTCTAGAATATTCTTCAGCAATATGTGAGGCTGCTTCTTGTGTTAGGCATGGCTTGACTAGTTTGGCTACATGAATGTACTTCCTCATGAACTCCATACTAACAATCTTTTCCCTAAATAAAGTGGTAGGGAGAAAGAACACAGACATGATTTATAATACTGCCAACAGTCATAATATACtttttaagaaaagaagaaaaaaaggatagCCATACCTGCGACGCTTGTTTCCATGAAGAAGGTTGTCATGTCTTTCATACACCTGAAGCTGTTCTTCCGCTTCACGTATTAAACTGGGATCATCAGTTGCTAATATATCCACTGAACTTCCTAGAGGCAATGCTAAACAACGCCAGGAAAGCAGAGGTTACATAAAGCTTAATTTCTTTATTACATACCTATAGTTGGGGAAATGAAAACACCCATACCATCTCCATCTTGCTCTCCAGCACTTCGATATCTGTGCATCCTTAAGACATGATCAGAAATCTCACGATCTTGCTCTGGATCCATCTGATCCAACATTATAAAGAGTAAATCAAAACGTGACAGAAGTGAATCCTGAAGTCCAATATTCTCCATGGGTGTTTTATACTGATCATACTAGTAAAGGGtgagggggagaaaaaaaaaaaaagtgttaaacctTACCACTTTCACAATCCACAAAACATGCTACTTCTATTACAAAATACCAAATACAAAATGAGatcaaaatatgaataaaatgaaagactGTATGTACATGTACATAACCCATTTACtccaaatgttttaaataatttctgtattagggtgttgtaccatgttagccattatgaatgtagagaaaagccaagcaaaatgacaccttttattggctaaaaagattacaatatgcaagctttcgaggcaactttggccccttcttcatgcaagatgtaatacagaaactggagttccctgtttCTAGATAAAACTAAAACCATGTACAAGATTGCTAACTAGTAGCCAAGCACAAGGTCAGTTTTCTGGTTTAATCCATTATAATCTCTATATTTTATGATAATCTTTAGCACATCACTATGTGGCAAGCGGGGTGGATACATATTGCATGGACAAACACAAGACAACCAAACAGGAAATGGCCCTTTTAAAAGGCAGATTATCTTTACTAATACAAGGCTTAATACCCAGCCATTTAAGTTGTAGATTATTGGGCTGTCTACTGTGAATGATAGGGACTACGTCACCAGAATGGCTgaccctttaaataaataaataaaccacaagAAGGACGCTATTCAATTTCCCAGTGGAACCATTAATCCTTATTAGAGAACTCGGACTAAAACGGAGGTGCTAGAATTTAGACGAGTAAACCAATGGACTTGCATCATTCCTCCATGTTCTGCCCTAGGTATGGAACTGTAGATCAaattttggaccttgcaatgaaatttgaaatcttcagtttgcCAACCTACTCTGAAAGCTGAATCCTTCCCGTCTATAACCCCAACTAACAATTCAAAGGAGTGGTTCAGAGCACTGTAAAAACATCCTGCATGAAAATCTGCACATTCACATCCAAAGCCATGGTTCTTTGTCTTCTGCTGTCTTGCTAGTGAGTGTAGGCACAGTGGACTGTCATCAGTTGTGTTACTAAAGCAGTTAAGTGCTTAAGACAAAGTCTATTTGACAGGCTCTACAATGAAGTAAATAAGGTACTGTGATGTATATAAATTAGCTACATAGCGATTCACACACAGCAGTAACTTAGAGACCATAACAAAAGGTCTTCAACCAGAAAGATAAAACAGAGCATAACCACCCAGAATAGTGCACCTACTGTTGTGAAAGGAGAGAAGCTAGGTAAGGATTTGTTTCGGATATCCACCAAAAATGCTGCCTTAGTACCTTCTATGTAAGCTAAGCACCACTTAAAGAAGGACTACATACTGTAGAAAGATTATATCTCCCACCTATTCTAATAGGACCTGGGAGACTGGCTGAGGACAGAGAAATATTGCCTGGCTTGACTTGGTCTGCAAAGCCTTCTTGTTAACCGCATCAAAAATagattacagaaaaacaaaacaactcaatTAAGCagaattgtatatatttatactcAGTATTGTAGGTGGACGGGATGCCTGTTCATCCCGTATGCCAGGAGAGGAGATGGTATGGGAGGCTCCTGGAGGACAGACATATATCCCAGCCAAGGGAAAGAAAGGCACCAGACCAGAAAAAGACTTCTCAGGAGGTGAGATGGACATCCCGACCATGAATTCCATACCCGGGCAGGAAGCCCCAGGCAAATGGAAAGGTGTTCTGACTGGACATCTTTTGAGGACCTCCCTAGACAAGATTAAAGAACAGCACAGGGAAGGACCGTCTCCGAAGGGTGTTCATTCCCCCcaggcgctagatggcagcaccctcCATGTCGGCACCCATTCGGGAAGCAGCGGGGAATGCTAGGAAATGTAGTTTGGCACAGaagccctgctggggcccgtgggtGCCACAAAAGAATGCTGCAGGGAGATGTACTCACTATTATatgggacttccatgtgacctggaagtacttccaacaggCAACAGCCCTGGCACCGGACATCCTCCTGGGTTCTCAATAATAGGGATctcactcccttatccaggcgagttggagctgggaggatggAAGTCAACACTCGAATGGCaaagggcagtgcagtggtgaaaGGAAACATATTGAGAAAACTTGTGCTTATACTGAGGTACTTTTGTAATAAACAcccatttatttgaacccaggagtaTGTTTTGTCTGCTcctgtttggggctcactgatgccctgtgtCCATCACAGTATAttgcaaaatgtacttttttgctAAGTGTGTCATTTGTAATTCACAATTTAATGAATAGCAACATTGTAGTTTTCATGCACAGTGTCAAATATGCATGAAATTAAAGCAATTGTGCATTCAATATCAAGACATGGTGTACATACATTTTGCAGCATAGAGGTATATAATACAAAGCAAAAATGTCTTTGCTTCCTTATTAAAGGTTAAAGCTGGGCATGTAATCTTAATAACAAAATTAGTTCTTTAAACATATGTGAAAAGTAACCAATTtgcaaacattaaataatgaCTTACAATTGCATACTTACCCTGCCATACACTGGATTGGCAGCAGCCAGGACACTGCAGCGAGCATTGAGTCTAGCATGGATGCCAGCTTTAGCAATAGTGACTCGACCTTGCTCCATAACTTCATGGATAGCAGTCCTGTCCATATCTGACATTTTATCAAACTCATCAATGCAAACCACTCCTCTGTCTGACAAGACCATTGCACCAGCTTCTAATCGGCGTTCACCTAAAAGATGAAGATGTTTAAAAGAATTAACATAAAAgatcacaaaagcaaaacatacagTTCTGCATATTAATCCAAAGTGATGAAACTAATGTGAACACTTCAGCCCTTTACCAAATGCTGTGAACTTTGCAGCCTTgacaatttttattaaatttcccTTTTCGTTGTTTCAAGGTCATTCTAATAATTACCCAAAATTGCTACAAAGCAGCTCTTCCTAACTTAAATACTTTAAATGACAGTCTTTAAATTATACCCATATTCTTCTCTGAATTCATTTGGGAAAGGCATAAATGGCATGTCCTAGGCAACATTTTGTTCCAAATTCTCTCCTCTTATAAAGGACAGTATCTGCTACATATCCATGCCTTACTATGTAAGCTTAGGTCTATTATCACCATTTGGTATTAATGACATATCCCCTTGCAACACAGGCATTACATTTTCTACCTTCCAAAAATCTTCAGTCATCAATTCAAACAAATTGAACTGATCAACATATTTTTTCTCTTAAACCTCCATAAAATGGACCTGAACTTTGACAAAAATACAAGATGACATGACCAGTCAAATTCTATTAATTCAATTCTGGCAAGATTCatctttaaatttcttttctcCCTAAACTTgttttaaactaaaaataaattttatatgaTTTAGTCATTGCATCACCTCCTACTAACACAAAAGCCATCACTTATGAGATATAACACCCATGGTCTAAAGGCAAAAATTTCTAGGGGTGTTACAGAATACATTCTTTAATAAAGGTactaaaacaacatttatttctatagcacattataCATATACCACAAAAGAGAATGAAGCTCAgtgtcaaaaaaattttttttacccAAAACATTACAAATTAGGTAAAATTACAAATGGACTAAAAATTTTGATTACAGTAATATCTTCTTTCCTTTCTAACAAACTCCAAAAGAAATGAAGGGTACTTGTGAGACAACAGTAGGAATTTTTACAGTTCTTACAAACAGTTGTTGAGATGGTAGATGTGAGGCTTGTATATTATGTCATTTAAAGctattcaatgcatatacagtaactgtgtaaatactgttaacaaataagtaaaaaaaaaaaaatttttaaaaaaaccaACACCACCACCATATAAATTACCTGTCTCATGATCAGTTGTAACAGCAGCAGTCAATCCTACACCAGAGGAGCCTCGTCCAGTTGTGGCAATAGCACGAGGTGCAGTATGCAGAACATAACGAAGAAGCTGAGACTTGGCCACTGATGGATCACCTATTGGATGTGAAATAAAGATCAAGATAAAAAACAAGCAATATGCATGAAAGTTTAACCTTAAAAAGAATCAAACCTTACTTAAAACAATACCTTTCATAATGAGCTTGTTGAGAAGCAAATACATGAGGTCAAAAATTTACAAGGAACAGAGAACGTGTAAATATCTGTGCCAAAGAATTACAAGACAATCTTTTAAAGAAAATTACCTATAAGTAGTACATTAATATCCCCCCGGATACGAGAGCCATTCTCCAGAACTTTTTCAACTCCTCCAAGCAACATGCACAGTATAGCCTTCTTAATGTAGTCATGTCCATGTATGCTGGGAGCTAAGGAGCGAGACAGCTGGTCAAAGACATCCTGCAGTCAGAAGCAAAAACATTGTCTCATTCACAACCTCATTATATAAAAGGAGTCATCCAACATATCAGATCAAAGTTCAAATGGTTAAAGAAACACCACCAACAATTGTGGAAGCCCATATACCAGACTGTTTCAATGTTAAGATATTAAAAACCCTACTCACAAATTGCATGTACACAACATTCTCTTACTGTTCAGCATTGGAATTAATTCATAGTTAGCTTCCGTATTGCACTGGTTAATCACAAGTGCACCAAACCCAAATAAAAAGTTGACTTAAGAATATTTCTTCCAAAGAAGTGATAAGCTATTTACTTAGTTTGAGTTATGTTGTGAACTCTTACAActacataaaacattttacaaatgtgtATCAATCAGTTCCTTgcattttacaaattattatgcatacagtataacTAAGCTGAACCATCTTTCTCTCTGAATTAACTGGACTGGAAGCAGTTATCACTGTGCTTCCCACAGCGAACCACAATAATTATTTTCAATCAACCTTTTGTATAATGTAACtatagcattttttttccttaattgacAAGAGAATGTACAAGACAATAATAGTGCTTAGGCTTTTTGCCCTCACATGCGAAAATGTTATACCAATTACAGAATTTCTCTGTTTAATTGCATATAAACATGTACACTACTACCCATCACAGTAGAACTTCTAATTGCAGCACAacaagtaaaataagtaacacagCCTGTCTATAggctatttatattattttaaaaaataaataaataaataaaacacagtataTTAATACCTACTCTTGcgccaaataaaatgaattaaaaccaGTTTTTTTCTACCAAGTTAAGCTTGCTACGTTTAAAAGTTTGAATTTTATGGCCTGCTATATCAGCTCAGCAGCTCACATTTTCATGACTGCTTGACTAAAGACTCACTTTGAAATGGGTTTTGCTAAATTTCTTTATCTTGGCCACATCATCAGCTGAGAACAATGGAGTGATTTCTTTGCTCATCTGCTTCACATGGCAAGCAATCATGATAGTCCTAAAACAAAAACGGATATTAGCACCTTACTtgatattcaaaaaacacatttggacttctgattaagaaaatattacaaagtacaattttttttgtataactgGTTTACCTAAAAGTGCCAGAAGTGTACCCGCCTTTCTTGGCAGGCAAGCAGCGGTAGGTCCCAATAACCTGAACACGGTCACCAGGCTTGACTGTATCCACAAGGTCATTGTCTAAAACAATGTCTACTGATCGTGGCAGCTGACCAGCAGGAGCTTTTTCAGGCATCTCTTGAATAGAGATAGTCTGATGATCTTTATAAATTGATAGACCAAACTCTGTTTCCAGTGGATTGTTTTCTTCatcctgaatttaaaaaaaaaaaaaaaaaaaaatttactgacACCTTAATTGTCCAAGTAATTAGCTCTTTTCATGCACAACTTTCCAAATTGACTTAAGACCTCAGGATTTGACTTTCTCCTAAAGTTGTGCATTTCGTTTGTGTCTTTTTGGGTAAAGTTATCTAGGAACTGAACTGGTGTTCATTCACATTTCtcggtcaagtcaagtcaggttggtGAGCATGCGTTGGCGCACCCACCAAATGATAAAACAGCTCCGAGtgctggttggcaacccccaggtagacacacagtccagtcccacctccCGGATatggccatctatctgccacagccagatgttacgtgggcatccccttggcccggtccagccgctcaggtcctcaacaatgaggatcctgcaagccagctCACCCtcgggaattgtgccacatggccatagtgctgtaactgacactcacTCACAATGCGATGTGGGGAACCTTCCGTGACATTTCTCAAAGCATcaaaaaatttccttttttttctttctacatttGTCCATTTTCTGATTAGACAGTGCTCCATACTGATGTTCATCTGGTTTATACCCTTTTCTTTTGGTGTCAGCAATTTCTGTGAGTACAATGTAGGGAGCATATACAAATCTGCAAAGTAAGCTTACAAATGCAAATTGTTTCTTTGAGTATTTCaaattttgtgtattgtttttatcactGCTCACAAGTCTTATAGCATCTGGTAGCAGTATCCACTTTTATACTCCTAGACTATGGGTACTCAGTTATAGTTCTGGAGGTTTAcagtagctacaggtttttgttttaaccagttacttgattaaaaatattagtaAATAAATAGCTTCTAGACTTCGTTAGCTTGCTTCTTACAATTGTGAACTTTTAACTGCTTGTTTTAGTGTTGAAACTGCTACACttagtttcttgttttcttaatcagccatcagttaataataaggtgccaatgacaaaggaaccaccagttctccatgcttccatttaaacctgtgtgcaTGCATCATAAAGCACgtgttaataaaaatgttttgaaacaaaagagaaaagggcAGCCACAAACCATACTTATAcaaattttagaaaacaaaaatatacaattattgtcttaggaaaaatgaaagaattaacAAGACACAATATTAAATACCACGTTTCATTATCCGTTAGGCCTGGCTTACAATTACAAAATTAGATAGaaagaaaacttgcagccactgcgcaCCTCCAGGGCGTTAACTGAGTACACCTGTACTAGCCTTTACAGAATTTGTTAATTGTAATTGTACATATTTTTCAGTTCACCTTCCTTGTTAGAATTATTGGATACTGTTCATATTTGTAGCATTTTTTGGGTTGACATAGCTCAAAGTTTTCTCCTTTAAGTACTGGTCTACAACACCACTGACCACTTCATAATAAAAGTGGACCATTGAGTCACAACTGAAGCTGCTATATACTGAAACAACCCAGATCTAAAACACTTCTACATACCTTAGTAGGATAAATAGCACTGGATGGGAAGGCATCTAGTGAGGTCATATCTGTATACTTTCTCTCCATGGTTTTTTTTGTAGCAGGACAATAGTGAACACTCCGTACAACCTTGGGTCGGACAAGGGAACCTATAAGAACACATTAAAGGATATGAATCGATAACAGATTTGCTATAGTAAACATTTTAGCATGATATATATCACTTCAAAACTATGAAAATTAGTTCAGACAAACTACTCatgcagaaaactgaaaaaaaaaaaaatgaatgcaatttaCTCATTTCTGCGAACACCACTTTTCATATTTACATAATATTCACTGCTCATGAAAACAATGTATATATAGAAGACGTTATAAACATTCTGAAGACTGGCAAATAGAAGGTGGTAATTGACACTGAGTGGTACAAAGCTATTAAAAATAGGTTATCAAACAAATTATTAATGTATTTGATTCAGCTTTGGGTTAAGTTGTAGGTTGATTCTTCTTTCTCACTTTTGGCTCAAATCATAAGGAAATAGATTTTCTCAGAACATGTTTGGGGATGTTATGTTCTCACACTACCTAGAAAAGCCAAGAACTATGCTTCTCTACTACAAAATTATTGAAACAGGAACAAACAACAAAGTAAGGTCAACCAATAAACCCCTAACTGCaactacaaaataaacaaagactCCAGATTTTTACACCGCAGATAAAAGTATTAACTCAGCTCATTCACATAACCTCTTGCTTAAAGAATATTCTACGAGATTACACAATTGCAGGTGAAAAGTACTTAAGACAGCACTCACACTTTGTGACAATTCCTTCTACACAAACAACAGTGCCCAGAAAACTAGAGGCAAGGGTGCGTGGAGTTACATGCTGTTTTCCAAAGCTTCCTTCTAACCCAACATAGAACTCTTCATACTGCTTGGCATATGTTGCATCAATTGTTGCTACAAACTCTTTGAGGGCACGCTGGAAGGCCAGGAGCTCCATTACCGAATTGTCCAATAGCCTGTtggaacaaaattataaaaatcagtTTTACAGACATTACATGGCTctaaattaaactgtaaaaacaaagttaatactCACTTGGCAGCCCGGCCTGAATTCCTTTGGCGTAGCTCATTGATATTCACAATAAGACGACACCGGTTGTCACTGATCATATCCCTTACTTTACTCTGGTAAATACCTTGATCTTGCTATAGGAGAGAAAGATTTgt
The sequence above is drawn from the Erpetoichthys calabaricus chromosome 3, fErpCal1.3, whole genome shotgun sequence genome and encodes:
- the LOC114648274 gene encoding zygotic DNA replication licensing factor mcm3-like, whose protein sequence is MEFEVVDDREMREAQRDYLDFLDDEQDQGIYQSKVRDMISDNRCRLIVNINELRQRNSGRAAKLLDNSVMELLAFQRALKEFVATIDATYAKQYEEFYVGLEGSFGKQHVTPRTLASSFLGTVVCVEGIVTKCSLVRPKVVRSVHYCPATKKTMERKYTDMTSLDAFPSSAIYPTKDEENNPLETEFGLSIYKDHQTISIQEMPEKAPAGQLPRSVDIVLDNDLVDTVKPGDRVQVIGTYRCLPAKKGGYTSGTFRTIMIACHVKQMSKEITPLFSADDVAKIKKFSKTHFKDVFDQLSRSLAPSIHGHDYIKKAILCMLLGGVEKVLENGSRIRGDINVLLIGDPSVAKSQLLRYVLHTAPRAIATTGRGSSGVGLTAAVTTDHETGERRLEAGAMVLSDRGVVCIDEFDKMSDMDRTAIHEVMEQGRVTIAKAGIHARLNARCSVLAAANPVYGRYDQYKTPMENIGLQDSLLSRFDLLFIMLDQMDPEQDREISDHVLRMHRYRSAGEQDGDALPLGSSVDILATDDPSLIREAEEQLQVYERHDNLLHGNKRRREKIVSMEFMRKYIHVAKLVKPCLTQEAASHIAEEYSRLRSQDQMGSEIARTSPVTARTLETLIRLSTAHAKVRMSKTIDLQDAQVAVELVQFAYFKKVLEKEKKRRRQEEGDDETEEEDEENTSSQKRSRRSVRRHPSGGESFDPYDFAGAEKEIPDLLASKTPERQEEQMEVSEKVDKVKMTDARFKEFKAALFEAFKAAHAQSISMRNLKDTINKNNLNPFSQEEIKSALESMQDDNQVMVSDEIIFLI